One Tolypothrix bouteillei VB521301 DNA window includes the following coding sequences:
- a CDS encoding MinD/ParA family ATP-binding protein, with protein sequence MSKIVSIHSFRGGTGKSNVTANLATIMARSGKRIGIVDTDIQSPGIHVLFGLNEEKIGYTLNDYLWGRCAIENAAYDVTQILNLSHKGAAIGGSIHLIPSSIKTGEISRILREGYDARLLNDSFRNLSRRLKLDYLFIDTHPGINEETLLSIIISHVLVIILRPDHQDYQGTAVTVDVARKLEVPKMLLVVNKALPSLNFQAIAQQMQKSYNTTVASILPVSEEMFQLGSRDVFCLRYPNHPWTQGVSAIAKQILFEDNKSSMNFKTPLSWFNGRR encoded by the coding sequence ATGTCTAAAATTGTGTCAATCCATTCATTCCGTGGTGGAACAGGCAAATCAAACGTAACTGCTAACCTAGCAACTATTATGGCTCGTTCCGGTAAACGGATTGGTATTGTGGATACTGATATTCAGTCGCCTGGAATCCACGTGCTTTTCGGTCTGAATGAGGAAAAGATAGGCTACACTCTAAATGATTATCTGTGGGGGCGCTGTGCTATTGAAAATGCTGCCTACGATGTTACGCAAATTCTTAATCTAAGTCACAAAGGTGCTGCGATCGGGGGTAGTATTCATCTGATTCCCTCTAGCATTAAAACTGGGGAAATATCTCGAATACTGCGTGAAGGATACGACGCACGCCTGCTTAATGACAGCTTCCGCAATCTCAGTCGCCGCTTGAAACTAGATTACCTGTTTATTGATACTCACCCTGGTATTAACGAAGAAACCCTGCTTTCTATTATCATTTCTCATGTCTTAGTTATCATCCTGCGTCCAGACCACCAAGACTACCAGGGTACTGCTGTCACTGTAGATGTTGCTCGCAAGTTAGAGGTGCCTAAAATGCTGTTAGTAGTGAATAAGGCACTGCCATCTCTCAACTTTCAAGCGATAGCACAACAAATGCAAAAAAGTTACAACACAACTGTAGCTAGCATCTTACCAGTTTCTGAAGAAATGTTTCAATTAGGCAGTCGTGATGTTTTTTGCTTGCGCTATCCCAACCATCCTTGGACTCAAGGTGTAAGTGCGATCGCAAAGCAAATTCTCTTTGAGGATAATAAGAGTTCGATGAACTTCAAAACTCCACTCAGTTGGTTCAACGGACGAAGATAA
- a CDS encoding NHLP bacteriocin export ABC transporter permease/ATPase subunit produces MVEQIKFGIAQQQYIIKGNEPILLDDRETVWVVKSGSLALFSIKVKHGIAEGSRRYLFNVEASEAMFSTTPSSQDEVCQILAVSMEETELIRVPVEDFSKWIVKGDRQAIALVENWIHRFSSLLSDVTAPTMPVQPEGINYFSLGSGDIFQPQHDTVTWVQIQQGCVNWMGFEELPLLPLSGILPLDSKMWLQATDEVELSSEDISAIQDADTLADSLTLLATYFLDYIQLLEQQEISAELRRFQERERLNYQVMKETLGELSSVLQQRKTVFYPAVTPTSDPDEALLIAAGAVGRALGVTIRPPAKSENITRIQDPLEAIARASQIRMRRIALTDRWWKKDSGPMLTYTIEDNHPVALLPLSDNRYEIFDPVAQTRTPVNARTTSKLVPNAYVFYRPLPEKKLKTWDLLKFALQGHSRELIVILCTGIATTLLGMLTPTATAILIDNAIPDAKREVLIQIALGLLAAAFGESIFQLTQGFAIIRLETFADASTQAAVWDRLLNLRASFFRQYSIGDLNSRVNAVTQIREKLSSTVLKTIFSSLFSLLNLGLLFYYNVSLALIACVVALVNIGVTVVSGILTLHKVRPLLEIEGEISGVMVQLIDGVAKLRVAGAEARAFAYWGKQYSQQLKLMLSTQGIEDFLTVTNKVLPPLTNAILFWFAVQTLNTTSGQQLNAGALSTGTFLAFNSAYATFISGATSLSSTVVDVLEVLPLWNRAQPILSATPELNSSKTDPGRLSGRVVVDHVVFRYGNDGPLTLDDVSIRAEPGEYIAIVGPSGSGKSTLFRLLLGFDFPESGTIYYDGQDLAGLDVNAVRRQLGVVIQNSRMMSGSIFENIASGALVTMDEAWEAARASGLADDIEAMPMGMHTVVSEGGSNLSGGQRQRLLIARALVLKPRILLFDEATSALDNRTQAIVSQSLERLQVTRIAIAHRFSTIRNANRIYVLQSGRVVQHGSFEELAHQQGLFSQLMARQML; encoded by the coding sequence ATGGTCGAGCAAATTAAGTTTGGAATAGCGCAGCAGCAATATATTATTAAAGGTAATGAACCAATCCTGCTAGACGATCGCGAGACAGTTTGGGTTGTAAAATCTGGTTCTTTAGCACTTTTTAGCATTAAAGTCAAACACGGTATTGCAGAAGGTTCTCGTCGTTATTTATTCAACGTAGAAGCGTCGGAGGCAATGTTCTCAACTACACCAAGTTCTCAAGACGAGGTGTGCCAAATTCTCGCGGTGTCGATGGAGGAGACAGAACTCATTAGAGTGCCAGTAGAAGATTTTAGCAAATGGATTGTTAAAGGCGATCGCCAAGCAATTGCTTTGGTAGAGAATTGGATTCATCGATTCAGCTCTTTACTATCCGACGTTACTGCACCCACAATGCCAGTGCAACCTGAAGGCATAAACTACTTTTCTTTAGGGAGTGGCGATATTTTCCAGCCTCAGCATGACACTGTAACTTGGGTGCAAATCCAGCAAGGGTGTGTCAACTGGATGGGGTTTGAGGAACTGCCACTTTTGCCTTTATCCGGAATATTGCCCTTAGACTCAAAGATGTGGTTGCAGGCTACAGATGAAGTCGAGCTATCCAGTGAGGATATCTCTGCAATTCAAGATGCAGATACCTTAGCAGACAGTTTAACTTTGCTAGCAACTTATTTCCTCGACTACATTCAGCTGTTGGAGCAGCAGGAAATTTCAGCAGAATTGCGTAGATTCCAGGAAAGAGAACGTCTCAATTATCAGGTGATGAAAGAGACATTAGGAGAACTTTCATCCGTACTGCAACAGAGAAAAACCGTCTTTTACCCAGCGGTCACACCAACGAGCGATCCGGACGAAGCTCTACTCATCGCCGCTGGTGCCGTGGGACGGGCTTTGGGAGTTACGATTCGCCCCCCTGCTAAGTCGGAAAATATTACAAGAATTCAAGACCCCTTAGAAGCGATCGCCCGAGCCTCGCAAATCAGGATGCGTCGGATTGCATTAACCGATCGGTGGTGGAAGAAGGACTCGGGACCAATGCTAACCTACACCATAGAAGACAATCACCCAGTTGCCTTGTTACCCTTATCTGACAATCGCTACGAGATTTTCGATCCAGTAGCGCAGACCCGTACCCCTGTAAATGCCCGTACTACTTCCAAGCTAGTTCCCAATGCCTACGTATTTTACCGCCCTCTCCCTGAGAAAAAACTCAAAACTTGGGATTTACTTAAGTTTGCATTGCAAGGTCACTCAAGGGAATTGATTGTTATTTTGTGTACTGGTATTGCAACGACCTTGCTGGGAATGCTGACCCCAACAGCTACTGCCATTCTGATTGACAATGCAATCCCAGATGCTAAGCGAGAAGTGTTGATACAAATCGCTTTGGGTTTGCTAGCTGCTGCCTTTGGAGAAAGTATTTTTCAACTCACTCAAGGGTTTGCCATTATTAGGTTAGAAACTTTTGCAGATGCCTCTACCCAAGCAGCCGTATGGGATCGACTGTTGAATCTGAGGGCTTCCTTTTTTCGTCAATACTCTATTGGTGATTTGAACTCTCGGGTCAATGCTGTCACTCAAATCCGAGAGAAACTAAGTAGTACTGTTTTAAAAACTATTTTCTCCAGTCTTTTTTCATTGCTCAATTTGGGGCTGCTGTTTTACTATAACGTTTCATTAGCTTTGATAGCCTGCGTTGTAGCTCTTGTAAATATTGGGGTCACTGTCGTTTCTGGCATTCTCACCCTTCATAAGGTTCGCCCCCTGCTAGAGATAGAAGGGGAGATATCTGGTGTCATGGTGCAGTTGATCGATGGAGTTGCTAAACTCCGAGTCGCTGGGGCTGAAGCACGGGCTTTTGCCTACTGGGGTAAGCAGTACAGCCAACAGCTAAAACTCATGCTAAGTACGCAGGGGATAGAAGACTTTCTTACCGTCACCAATAAGGTGCTACCACCTTTAACAAATGCCATCCTTTTTTGGTTTGCTGTCCAGACATTAAATACAACATCCGGACAACAACTGAATGCAGGAGCCTTGTCTACTGGTACTTTTTTGGCATTTAACTCTGCTTATGCCACTTTTATTAGTGGAGCAACCAGTCTCAGCAGTACGGTTGTGGATGTTTTAGAAGTCTTACCTTTGTGGAATCGAGCACAGCCAATTCTTTCAGCGACACCGGAATTAAATTCTAGCAAAACCGATCCTGGTAGATTATCAGGTAGAGTGGTTGTAGACCATGTGGTTTTCCGCTATGGAAATGATGGACCCCTCACATTAGATGATGTGAGTATTCGAGCTGAGCCAGGAGAGTATATTGCGATTGTGGGACCTTCTGGAAGCGGTAAATCTACTTTGTTCCGGTTACTGCTGGGATTTGACTTTCCAGAATCAGGAACCATTTACTACGACGGACAAGATTTGGCTGGGTTGGATGTCAATGCAGTACGCCGACAGTTAGGTGTGGTCATACAAAATAGCCGAATGATGTCAGGTTCTATCTTTGAGAATATTGCTAGTGGTGCGCTAGTGACGATGGATGAAGCGTGGGAAGCAGCCCGAGCCTCTGGTTTGGCGGATGATATCGAAGCTATGCCAATGGGTATGCATACTGTAGTCAGTGAAGGAGGTTCTAACCTCTCTGGAGGGCAAAGACAACGGCTGTTAATTGCTCGCGCACTGGTGTTGAAACCCCGGATTTTGCTATTTGACGAAGCGACTAGTGCTTTAGATAACAGAACGCAAGCTATTGTCAGTCAAAGTTTAGAGCGGCTGCAAGTGACTCGAATTGCGATCGCTCACCGATTCAGCACGATCCGTAACGCTAACCGGATTTATGTACTCCAGAGCGGTAGAGTTGTGCAACACGGTAGTTTCGAGGAACTGGCACATCAACAGGGGCTGTTTTCCCAGCTTATGGCGCGGCAAATGCTGTGA
- a CDS encoding NHLP family bacteriocin export ABC transporter peptidase/permease/ATPase subunit, which yields MFLRNLFFWRKRIRRRTPTLLQMEAVECGAAALGIILGYYGRIVALSRLRQDCGVSRDGSKASNILNAARSYGLKAKGFKIDLEALQELECPYIVFWNFNHYLVVEGFGRERVYLNDPASGVRTVSLQEFSDAYTGVVLVLEPGPGFKKGGRKPNTLLALWQRLQKSGGALAYSVFAGFLLVIPGLAIPTFSQVFIDNVLIEGRNDWLRPLILGIVLVAGLMGFLTLLQLQSLRHMKIKLSVGMSSQFLWHILRLPVSFYDQRFAGEISNRVQLNDKLADILSGKLATTAIAAVTVVFYAAVMLQYDTVLTSIGIAFVAVNLLALQWVRRWRVDANMRLQQDEGKVAGVSISGLQSMETLKASGLESDFFSRWAGYYAKSINAKQEMDVTNQTLGVLPSFLSTLSSMLLLVVGGFRVIDGYLSIGMLVAFQSLMQAFLQPVNELVTLGSNLQEVEGDLNRLDDVLRNPIDSQLEQGEKDKRKGGKKAREQGENDGLLSLPPSLSHAKLQGYVELKNITFGYNRVAPPLIENFNLSLKPGQRVALVGGSGSGKSTIAKLVCGLYEPWEGDICFDGKLRGQIPRQVLANSIALVEQDIFLFAGSVRDNLTLWDTTVPDNYIMRACQDAAIHDVVLSMPRGYSTHLLEGASNLSGGQRQRLEIARALVNNPTILVMDEATSALDTETEKIIDRKLRQRGCTCIIVAHRLSTIRDCDEIIVLERGKVVQRGTHEELKNIEGAYLQLIRSEGEAL from the coding sequence ATGTTTCTACGAAATTTATTTTTTTGGCGCAAGCGCATCCGGCGTCGTACACCGACTCTTTTGCAAATGGAGGCAGTGGAATGCGGTGCTGCTGCCTTAGGTATTATTTTAGGTTATTATGGTCGAATTGTCGCACTTTCAAGACTTCGTCAAGACTGCGGAGTCTCGCGAGACGGAAGCAAAGCTTCTAATATTCTTAATGCTGCTAGAAGTTATGGTCTGAAGGCAAAAGGTTTTAAAATAGATTTGGAAGCCTTGCAAGAACTGGAATGTCCCTATATTGTATTTTGGAACTTCAACCATTATTTGGTGGTAGAAGGATTTGGTAGGGAACGAGTTTATCTTAACGACCCCGCATCTGGAGTGCGTACTGTTTCTTTACAAGAATTCAGTGATGCCTATACTGGTGTTGTGTTGGTTCTCGAGCCCGGTCCGGGGTTTAAAAAAGGAGGTCGCAAACCCAATACACTCCTGGCTCTATGGCAAAGGCTGCAAAAGTCTGGAGGGGCGCTAGCCTACTCCGTGTTCGCAGGATTTCTGCTTGTAATTCCCGGATTGGCAATACCAACATTCTCTCAGGTTTTTATAGACAATGTTTTGATTGAGGGTAGAAACGACTGGTTGCGACCGCTCATTTTGGGGATCGTTCTTGTAGCGGGGCTGATGGGATTTTTAACTCTACTACAGTTGCAATCCCTGCGTCACATGAAAATTAAGCTATCTGTGGGGATGTCCAGTCAGTTCCTATGGCATATTTTGCGTCTACCTGTCAGTTTTTACGACCAACGCTTTGCTGGGGAAATTAGCAATCGCGTCCAACTGAACGATAAGTTAGCTGACATTCTCTCAGGTAAGTTAGCGACTACAGCGATCGCAGCAGTGACAGTTGTTTTTTACGCAGCTGTCATGCTGCAGTATGACACTGTCTTAACCTCGATTGGAATCGCCTTTGTCGCTGTCAATCTTCTTGCATTGCAATGGGTGAGGAGATGGCGCGTAGATGCAAATATGAGATTGCAACAGGATGAAGGAAAAGTAGCTGGAGTTTCGATTTCTGGTCTTCAGAGTATGGAAACACTAAAAGCATCCGGTTTGGAGTCAGATTTCTTTTCCCGATGGGCTGGCTATTATGCTAAGTCAATTAATGCCAAGCAGGAAATGGATGTAACAAACCAAACTTTAGGAGTGCTACCGTCTTTTCTTTCCACACTTTCCTCCATGCTGCTTTTGGTTGTGGGCGGTTTCCGGGTGATAGATGGATATTTAAGCATTGGAATGCTAGTGGCTTTTCAGAGTTTAATGCAAGCATTTTTACAACCTGTTAACGAGCTTGTGACTCTTGGAAGTAACCTCCAAGAAGTAGAAGGCGATTTGAATCGTTTAGATGATGTTTTACGCAACCCTATAGATTCGCAATTGGAACAAGGGGAAAAGGATAAGAGGAAAGGGGGTAAGAAAGCAAGGGAGCAGGGAGAAAATGATGGTTTACTTTCTCTTCCACCTTCTCTATCTCATGCCAAATTACAGGGATATGTCGAGTTAAAGAATATTACTTTTGGGTATAACCGTGTTGCTCCTCCCTTGATTGAAAACTTTAATCTTTCGCTCAAACCGGGACAGCGAGTTGCTTTGGTGGGGGGAAGCGGTTCTGGCAAGTCTACAATTGCCAAACTAGTATGTGGGCTCTATGAACCTTGGGAAGGTGACATTTGCTTCGATGGTAAACTCAGAGGGCAAATTCCTCGCCAAGTACTTGCAAATTCGATTGCTTTGGTGGAGCAGGATATTTTTCTGTTTGCAGGCAGTGTTAGGGACAATTTAACTCTATGGGATACCACTGTACCTGACAATTACATTATGCGGGCTTGTCAAGACGCAGCGATTCATGATGTTGTGCTCTCAATGCCAAGAGGTTACAGTACCCATCTCCTAGAAGGTGCTAGCAACTTGAGTGGAGGACAGCGACAGCGTTTGGAAATAGCCCGAGCTTTAGTAAATAACCCCACCATCTTAGTGATGGATGAAGCTACTAGCGCCCTTGATACCGAGACGGAAAAAATTATTGACCGCAAACTCCGCCAGCGAGGTTGTACTTGTATTATTGTGGCGCATCGATTAAGTACCATCCGGGATTGTGATGAAATTATTGTCTTGGAGCGGGGAAAGGTCGTTCAAAGAGGAACTCATGAAGAATTAAAGAATATCGAGGGTGCCTACTTGCAATTAATTCGCAGTGAAGGGGAAGCACTTTAG
- a CDS encoding NHLP bacteriocin system secretion protein has product MVTPKNNLFRQQALEHSSSPEQLDQLMQVVSPKKWLPLAALGTLVAAGLSWSIVGRIPITVTGQGVLVYPSKVVTFQASSSGQLQSINVRVGDFVRKGQVLATISQSELQKQLLQQYAKLAELKAQNQDASLLQTQRSKLEIIAMQQQRQSLQQRLVEAQSLTPIIRDKDIGAIQQQRQNLKQRLLESKSLTPTLKDRLERRKKLKIEGAISEDTLLEAQQTYLDGIKKIADLEDQLKQLDINQVQAEKSYRENRSQIADIKTQLKELDSKEKILAEQNFQSAITRQNQIQELKRNITQIELQLNNNSHIKSEYTGRILELTITPGQILSQGTRIGSIEAQEPSAKLASVAFFPVSEGKKIQKGMTLQITPSTVKRERFGGIVGTVKKVSSFPITKEGASNMIGNPEIVESLMTQGPHLQVIAELQPDTSTFSHYKWSSSKGPQMKMSPGITTSVRVTVEEQAPITFVFPILRSWSGIQ; this is encoded by the coding sequence ATGGTAACTCCAAAAAATAACTTGTTTCGCCAACAAGCTTTAGAACATTCATCTTCTCCCGAACAGCTAGATCAACTGATGCAAGTCGTCAGCCCTAAGAAGTGGTTACCGTTGGCTGCTTTAGGCACACTGGTTGCAGCAGGGCTAAGCTGGAGTATCGTGGGTCGTATCCCTATTACCGTTACGGGTCAGGGAGTACTTGTTTATCCTAGCAAGGTTGTGACGTTTCAAGCATCAAGCTCCGGTCAGTTGCAAAGCATAAATGTACGTGTTGGGGATTTCGTTAGGAAAGGACAGGTGCTAGCTACAATCTCCCAATCAGAACTGCAAAAACAACTTTTGCAGCAGTATGCCAAGCTAGCAGAACTCAAAGCTCAAAATCAGGATGCTAGTTTGCTTCAAACCCAACGCAGCAAGCTGGAAATCATAGCAATGCAACAGCAGCGCCAAAGCTTGCAACAACGCCTTGTAGAAGCTCAGTCCCTAACTCCAATTATTAGGGATAAAGACATAGGCGCAATTCAGCAACAGCGACAAAATCTCAAACAACGCCTTTTGGAATCTAAGTCTTTGACTCCTACTCTCAAAGACAGACTCGAGCGGCGCAAAAAGTTAAAGATCGAAGGGGCGATTTCAGAAGATACGCTCTTAGAAGCGCAACAAACTTACCTTGATGGTATTAAAAAAATTGCCGATCTTGAAGACCAGTTAAAGCAATTGGATATCAATCAGGTTCAAGCTGAAAAATCCTATCGTGAAAATAGGAGCCAAATTGCTGATATTAAAACCCAGTTAAAAGAACTAGATAGTAAGGAAAAAATTCTGGCTGAGCAAAATTTTCAATCCGCAATTACCCGACAAAATCAAATTCAAGAATTAAAACGGAATATTACTCAAATAGAATTGCAATTAAATAACAATAGCCATATAAAGAGCGAATATACCGGACGCATTTTGGAACTTACCATAACTCCCGGACAAATTCTCAGTCAAGGAACTCGTATTGGGTCAATAGAAGCGCAAGAGCCATCTGCTAAACTAGCGAGCGTTGCATTTTTTCCAGTGAGCGAAGGCAAGAAGATTCAAAAGGGTATGACATTGCAAATTACACCCTCTACAGTTAAGCGAGAACGCTTTGGCGGAATTGTGGGCACTGTTAAGAAAGTATCTTCTTTTCCTATTACTAAAGAGGGTGCCTCTAATATGATAGGCAACCCCGAAATCGTAGAAAGTTTAATGACTCAGGGTCCTCACCTCCAAGTCATAGCCGAACTTCAACCAGACACTTCCACCTTCAGTCACTACAAGTGGTCTTCTTCTAAAGGTCCGCAGATGAAAATGTCTCCTGGAATTACTACCTCTGTACGAGTGACTGTGGAGGAACAAGCGCCCATCACCTTTGTCTTTCCCATCCTTAGATCCTGGAGCGGTATCCAATAA
- a CDS encoding cyclic nucleotide-binding domain-containing protein — MTEVLLKELSNSDIDWMLATGIREEIPPGRVLIRQGQPVNALHILLDGALAVSISQASDNPLGRAFAALEGGEMSEREIALISSGEVVGEMPFIEAYQPSTSVKALKKSLILSIPQQELVTKLQQDVSFAAHLYRASAILLADRLERIVNQLGHSTLVLAQPQLREILFIFAQLHDSDIDWLIAAGNVNRIFAGSVLIHAGRPAEALHILLDGKMTLSVFEDERNPLARAFSSLENSETPEREFGRLSRGGIVGETPFVEARPPFVTVKALENSLVLSIPRWRLAAKLLHDVSFAARFYRVLAVLLADKQQAIVSRLGYGRLIYSTGQPLDKNLKYENELSSDFLAQVALAGARFDWMLKRILGNS, encoded by the coding sequence ATGACAGAGGTTCTACTGAAAGAACTTAGTAATAGCGATATTGACTGGATGTTGGCGACGGGTATCAGAGAAGAAATTCCTCCCGGTAGAGTTCTTATCCGTCAAGGTCAGCCTGTTAATGCACTACATATCCTGTTAGATGGTGCTTTGGCAGTTTCCATCTCTCAAGCTAGTGATAATCCATTAGGTCGAGCTTTTGCCGCCTTAGAAGGTGGCGAAATGTCAGAGCGTGAAATCGCGCTGATATCAAGTGGTGAGGTAGTGGGAGAAATGCCCTTTATAGAAGCTTATCAACCCTCTACTTCTGTTAAAGCGCTAAAAAAGTCCCTAATACTATCGATTCCACAACAGGAATTAGTGACAAAACTACAACAAGATGTCAGTTTTGCAGCCCATCTTTACCGAGCAAGTGCAATTCTGCTTGCAGACAGATTGGAGAGGATAGTCAACCAACTTGGTCATAGCACGCTTGTTCTTGCTCAACCCCAGCTTAGAGAAATCCTGTTTATTTTTGCACAATTGCATGATAGTGATATCGATTGGTTAATTGCCGCTGGTAATGTAAACAGAATTTTTGCAGGATCTGTCCTCATTCATGCAGGAAGACCGGCTGAAGCACTCCATATCCTATTAGATGGAAAAATGACCCTTTCTGTCTTTGAGGATGAGCGCAATCCCTTAGCTCGCGCTTTTTCAAGCTTAGAAAACAGCGAAACTCCAGAGCGTGAGTTCGGCAGATTATCTCGAGGTGGGATAGTAGGAGAAACGCCCTTTGTCGAAGCTCGTCCACCCTTTGTTACTGTCAAAGCATTAGAAAACTCTCTTGTATTGTCTATTCCTCGATGGAGACTAGCAGCAAAATTGTTGCATGACGTAAGTTTTGCTGCGCGATTTTATCGAGTGCTTGCAGTTTTGTTAGCAGACAAACAGCAGGCAATAGTCAGTCGGCTAGGTTATGGCAGGCTTATTTACAGCACTGGTCAGCCCTTAGATAAAAACTTGAAATATGAAAATGAACTGAGTTCCGATTTTTTGGCTCAAGTAGCACTGGCTGGAGCCAGATTTGATTGGATGTTAAAAAGAATTCTTGGGAATAGTTAG
- a CDS encoding alpha/beta hydrolase — translation MSNYNTIIDTIIQRTKAFEDNLPVKNNACRSKFFFHPQPTSKVCLFFHGFTAGPYQFEPIGKILFEAGYNVLVPLQPGHGVAGNWDGHNPPPLPTEAEVYQEFALYWLEVAQTLGEKIIVGGLSTGGNISAWLSLERPQAINKAILFAPYISGTNSLVDLFIEVVPIYVEWLNKDNPGNFGYQGFRVPALRLFLDLGEETLEKVKNQPIAPIFVIVAESDRAIERRELEDLFRNSLQHQPKSWYFSFDKIFDIPHTMMTKSEGNQYQDLLITIAKSYIESDITWFEFMEIGHQILQGKTFETAAKTLNLTQRVSSDLSVMFAVINKKIIIDNE, via the coding sequence ATGTCCAATTATAACACCATAATAGATACCATCATTCAACGAACAAAAGCATTTGAAGATAACCTTCCAGTAAAAAATAATGCTTGCCGCTCAAAATTCTTTTTTCACCCACAGCCTACTTCTAAAGTTTGCCTTTTCTTTCATGGATTTACAGCTGGTCCTTACCAGTTTGAACCAATAGGAAAAATCTTATTTGAAGCTGGTTATAATGTTTTAGTTCCCTTACAGCCCGGTCATGGAGTTGCAGGAAATTGGGATGGTCATAATCCGCCTCCTCTTCCTACGGAAGCAGAAGTTTATCAAGAATTTGCTCTTTATTGGTTAGAGGTAGCACAAACTTTAGGGGAGAAAATTATAGTAGGAGGACTCTCTACTGGGGGGAATATATCTGCTTGGTTATCCCTAGAACGTCCCCAAGCAATTAACAAAGCAATACTGTTTGCTCCTTATATTAGTGGGACTAATTCACTAGTAGATTTATTTATAGAAGTTGTACCAATTTATGTGGAATGGTTAAATAAGGATAATCCTGGAAATTTTGGATATCAAGGATTTCGCGTTCCGGCTTTACGGCTTTTTTTAGATCTGGGTGAAGAAACCCTCGAAAAGGTAAAAAACCAACCAATAGCACCAATTTTTGTGATTGTTGCGGAAAGCGATCGCGCAATTGAGCGTCGTGAATTAGAAGATTTGTTCAGAAATTCACTTCAACATCAACCAAAGTCCTGGTATTTCTCCTTTGATAAAATTTTTGATATTCCTCACACCATGATGACTAAATCTGAGGGTAATCAATACCAAGATTTACTCATTACTATAGCTAAATCTTATATTGAAAGCGATATTACTTGGTTTGAATTCATGGAAATTGGTCATCAGATACTGCAAGGAAAAACATTTGAAACTGCTGCGAAAACCCTAAATTTAACTCAACGAGTGTCTTCAGATTTGTCTGTTATGTTCGCTGTCATCAATAAGAAAATAATTATTGATAACGAATAG
- a CDS encoding HNH endonuclease: MTRSYIPIEIERRVRKDARNRCGYCLSPQHLVMARLEIEHLTPISKGGSNDESNLWLACPLCNGYKSDKTTGVDPETGDTIKLFNPRTQVWSEHFNWSEDGLRIVGKTPTGRATVAVLHLSDDPDAIEVRSYWVLAGWHPPKN, translated from the coding sequence ATGACTCGAAGTTACATTCCTATTGAAATAGAACGTCGTGTTCGGAAAGATGCCCGTAACCGTTGTGGTTATTGCTTAAGTCCTCAGCATCTAGTTATGGCTCGTTTGGAAATTGAACATCTTACCCCAATTTCCAAAGGAGGCAGTAATGATGAATCAAATTTGTGGTTAGCTTGTCCTCTATGCAATGGCTATAAAAGTGATAAAACTACAGGGGTCGATCCGGAAACGGGAGACACTATCAAACTTTTTAACCCACGCACTCAAGTATGGTCCGAGCATTTTAACTGGAGTGAAGATGGTTTGCGTATTGTTGGGAAAACACCAACTGGTCGGGCAACAGTTGCAGTATTACATCTGAGTGACGATCCCGATGCAATAGAAGTTCGCAGTTACTGGGTATTAGCTGGTTGGCATCCACCAAAAAATTGA